The Pseudomonas pergaminensis nucleotide sequence CAGGGCGACGATGCGCTCGCCGGTGGCGATGTAGTTATCCAGACTGGGGCGGATTTTTTCCAGGCTGGCCTTGAGCGCATCGTCCAGCGGCAACTTGAGATTGTCCGCGAGCACCTGGCGAAAATGCTCGGCGTGTTCCTGCAACGAGCTGTTGACCTCCGCTTTGCTGCTGGTGCTCTTGCCCAAGCCCACCAGCATCGCCGACAGCACGTCCGCGCGCAGGGCGTCGTGCATCATGTCGGCTTCCATATGGTTACGCAGCACGGTCATGCTGAGTTCGCTGCCATACACCGCAGTGCCCATCCGGGTGTTTCCCAGGTAGCCGGCCAGGCTCATGATCAAGGCGGTCAGCAATCCGGTCGCAATCAACAACATCAAGCGCAATTTGATCGTCATGCAGGTATCCCCATGGCCTGGACAGGCGGCTGGGAACCCAACCGCTTGAGCGTCTATTACCGTTATCGGCAACAGTTGGCTATTAGTGAAGCCCAAGTCAGGGGATCTGCGCGTTTCCCTTGCGCGGGCACGCAAGGGAAACGGTTGCCAAGGCTACGCCGAACGAAAATGTAACAACTGTGTAATCGTCACCTTGTATACCCACGGTCGGCTCACTAAGCTGGCCGATCCCTTGATGGCGCCGGAAATTCCATGTCTCGAAGCATCGCCCACCTCGCCCTCCTCCTGGGCTTGATCACCGCCGTCGGCCCCTTTGCCATCGATATCTATCTGCCCGCCTTGCCGACCCTGGGCGCGAGCCTGCACGCCTCGCCGGCACTGGTGCAGATGAGCCTCACGGTGTTCTTCGTCATCGTTGGCGTGTGCCAGCTGTTCTACGGGCCGATCAGTGATGTGTTCGGGCGCAAGCCGCCGATCTACGCCGGCTTGGTGATTTTTGCGCTGGCCAGTGTTGGCTGCGCCCTGGCGCCGACCATCGAAACCCTGATCGCCTTTCGTGCCCTGCAGGCGTTTGGCGCGTGCGCGGGCATGGTGATTCCGCGCGCCATCGTGCGGGACCTCTACACCGGGCATGAAGCCGCGAAACTCATGGCCTTGCTGATGTTGGTGATGAGTGTCTCACCGATCCTGGCGCCGCTCGCCGGCAGCCTGGTGATCTCGTTGTGGAGCTGGCGTGAAGTGTTTGCCGTGTTGGCGGTGGTGGCCGTGGCGTGCCTGGTGATGACCATCGTGCAACTGCCCGAAACCCATCCGGCCGAGCGCCGCCTGGGCAAGACCCTGGGCAACGCGTTCAGCAGCTACGGCGCGTTGCTGCGTGACCCGGTATTCATCGGGTTGTCAGTGGTATGCGGTTTTGGCCTGGCGACCTTCTTCGTGTTTATCGGCAGTGCGCCGTTCGTGTACATCGAGCATTACGGCCTGACGCCAACGCAATTCAGCCTGGGGTTTGCGCTGAATGCCGCCTCGTTTTTCGCCATGAGCCAACTCACTGCACGCCTCAGTGCGCGCTTTGGCCTCGCGCCGCTGATTCGTTGGTCGGTGGTAGCCGTGGCGGCGGTCATGACCGTGCTGGCGGCCACCACGCTGTGGGTCGACAGCCTGGCCTTGACCATGACGCTGCTGTTTATCGGCTTCGGTTTTCTCGGGCTGTTGCTGCCCGCAGCGGGCGTGTTGTCGTTGGAGGATCATGGCGCGGCGGCGGGTTCTGCCTCGGCCTTGCTCGGAGCGATCCAGATGATCACCGCCGCCGTGTCCATGACGCTGGTCGGTGTGTTCGCCGATCACACACCCGCGCCGATGTTAATCGGCATCGCACTGTGCGCTGTCGCGGCGATGCTCACCACGCTGTGGACGCTGCGCCGTCTACCGGCTCACTTGGCGAGCGCCCCGCCCTCCTCCTGATCGCTGCCCAATTGCGCCAGGTACGCCCACGGATAAATCCCGCGCTGGTGGCCATCGCTGAACACCAGTTGCACGCCATAACCCTGAGGGTGGACCTCCACCACCCTCACCGCGTCCGACACCATCGGTGGGCTGCCCCGTAGCCGAAACGCCCGGCACTGCGAGCAGGGGCATGCACGGCGCAGGCGTGCATGCTCGATCCATTGGGCACCGTCGGCCCACTCCAGGCGCAGACGGCCGTCGCGGCCTTTGCCAATGGCGTTCGGCGCGGCGGTCATTGCAGCTGCGCCAAGGCTATCCGCACGGCCTTGCGCACTTCCGGGTCGCCATCGTCGGCTGCATCACGTAACGCCGCCAACGCCTGGCGATCGCCCAATTCGCCGAGTGCCAGGGCGGCCTCCTTGCGCAGGTTGCTGATGCTGTGGCCCAGGGTCTGGATCAACGCCCCTAGCGCCGGGAGATAACGCAGGCGGCCAAGGCTGCGCGTCGCCCGCAAGCGAACCTGCCAGTACTCGTCCGTCAGCGCTTCGACCAGCGCATCCCCCGCATTGAGGCTGCCGACTTTGCCCAAGGTGGTTGCGGCTTCCTCCCGTACTTGCCAGGCCGGGTCCAGCAACGCCTGGTGCAGCGCCGGTAGAACCTGGTCATCGTTCGCCAACCCCAGGGCGCCGGTGGCAGCGCGGCGGACCTCTGTGTCGGGATCGCTGCTGGCCAAGGTCGCCAGGGCTTCAAGCGCAGGCAGGTGCTTGAGCCACCCCAGCACGCCCACCGCTTCACGCCGGATACCCGCGTCGGCGTCCGCCAATGCCAGCAAGGCCGCCGGCGCCGCCGCTGCCAGGCGCAGCTCGCGCAATGCGCGGAATATCGCGGTGCGCACGCTCACATCGGCATGCTCGGTCCAGGGCAACAGCAATGCCCCCGCCTCGGCGGTTTTCAATACGCTCAGGCTCTGGGCGGCCGCCTCGCGCACGGGCGGTTCGGCATCTGTGAGCGCCTCGCACAACGCCTGCACCACCTCGGTTTCTTCCCAGGCTTCCAGCAAGGTGGCGGCCTGGGCACGCACGTCCACAGAGGGATCGTTGCGCAGGCTGTCCACCAGCCATTCAAGGCCGTCGGGGTCTTCAAGGTCAGCCAAGTCGATCAGGGCAATGCGGCGCATGCCGGCGTCCGGGGCTTGCAGGCGCGGGCGCAGGGCTTCTATTTCCAGGTTATAGGTCATATGGCAAATCGCGGTGTTGAATGATCGGTGGGCAACCCGAGCGGGTTCAGGCGTGGCAACTGGCGGCCATCTTCATGGTGCAGCAGTTCCAGGCAATGACGCTTGAGGTGAGTGAATTCGGGGGTGGTCATCAGTTCGGTATGGCGCGGCCGCGCAAAGTCCAGCGAGAAGTCTTCGATAATGCGCCCCGGGCGCGGGCTCATTACCAGGATGCGATCGGCCAGGAACAGCGCCTCATCAATATCGTGGGTGACGAACACCACCGTGGTGCGAATGCGCGTCCAGATATCCAGCAGCAAGGCCTGCATCTTCATGCGCGTCAGCGCGTCCAGCGCGCCGAACGGCTCGTCCATCAGCAACAGGCGTGGGCGATTGACCAGCACCCGGGCGATTTCCACGCGCTGCTGCATGCCGCCCGACAGCTGGTTCGGCCAACGCTCGGCAAACCCTTCAAGCCCGACCAGGGCCAGGATCTCGTCGGCTGCGGCCAACCGCTCAGCCTTGGCCACGCCGCGCATCTTCAAACCGAACGCGACGTTCTCGCGCACGCTGCGCCACGGGAACAACGTGTGCTGTTGGAACACCATGCCGCGTTGCTGGGACGGGCCGACCACTGGCTGCCCGTCCATTTGCAACGTGCCCTGGCTCGGCACCAGGTGGCCGGCCAACGCGCCAAGCAAGGTCGATTTGCC carries:
- a CDS encoding multidrug effflux MFS transporter, coding for MSRSIAHLALLLGLITAVGPFAIDIYLPALPTLGASLHASPALVQMSLTVFFVIVGVCQLFYGPISDVFGRKPPIYAGLVIFALASVGCALAPTIETLIAFRALQAFGACAGMVIPRAIVRDLYTGHEAAKLMALLMLVMSVSPILAPLAGSLVISLWSWREVFAVLAVVAVACLVMTIVQLPETHPAERRLGKTLGNAFSSYGALLRDPVFIGLSVVCGFGLATFFVFIGSAPFVYIEHYGLTPTQFSLGFALNAASFFAMSQLTARLSARFGLAPLIRWSVVAVAAVMTVLAATTLWVDSLALTMTLLFIGFGFLGLLLPAAGVLSLEDHGAAAGSASALLGAIQMITAAVSMTLVGVFADHTPAPMLIGIALCAVAAMLTTLWTLRRLPAHLASAPPSS
- a CDS encoding DUF971 domain-containing protein, whose protein sequence is MTAAPNAIGKGRDGRLRLEWADGAQWIEHARLRRACPCSQCRAFRLRGSPPMVSDAVRVVEVHPQGYGVQLVFSDGHQRGIYPWAYLAQLGSDQEEGGALAK
- a CDS encoding HEAT repeat domain-containing protein — translated: MTYNLEIEALRPRLQAPDAGMRRIALIDLADLEDPDGLEWLVDSLRNDPSVDVRAQAATLLEAWEETEVVQALCEALTDAEPPVREAAAQSLSVLKTAEAGALLLPWTEHADVSVRTAIFRALRELRLAAAAPAALLALADADAGIRREAVGVLGWLKHLPALEALATLASSDPDTEVRRAATGALGLANDDQVLPALHQALLDPAWQVREEAATTLGKVGSLNAGDALVEALTDEYWQVRLRATRSLGRLRYLPALGALIQTLGHSISNLRKEAALALGELGDRQALAALRDAADDGDPEVRKAVRIALAQLQ
- a CDS encoding ABC transporter ATP-binding protein, which translates into the protein MEGRIEISGLSIVLGEQAQAFEAVKALDCRIEPGQFVCILGPSGCGKSTLLGALAGHLVPSQGTLQMDGQPVVGPSQQRGMVFQQHTLFPWRSVRENVAFGLKMRGVAKAERLAAADEILALVGLEGFAERWPNQLSGGMQQRVEIARVLVNRPRLLLMDEPFGALDALTRMKMQALLLDIWTRIRTTVVFVTHDIDEALFLADRILVMSPRPGRIIEDFSLDFARPRHTELMTTPEFTHLKRHCLELLHHEDGRQLPRLNPLGLPTDHSTPRFAI